From the genome of Gemmatimonadaceae bacterium:
CGCTCGCGATTCGTCTGTTCGCCAATGATCTCAACATGCTGCTCTTAGTGCTGCTCTTTGCAACACTGTTCGGCTTGACCTCGCTGGGCGTGCTGTCGCGTGCGCAGCGAAATCTCACGCCACTCCTGCCAAGTCTGGCGATGATGGCGGTTCTGGCGGGCCGTGTGTTGCAGTCCCGCTCCGAGATCCGTCGAATTCGCGCCGATGGCTTCACGTCTCAGGAGATCCACCGCGGATTGGTGGCAGTACTCGCCGAGCGGGAGGCACGCCGTCAGCAATTGCGCGCCAATGCGATCGTGGTGCGCCAGCGTCGCTACACGGCGCGCATGGCCATCGTGTTGCTTCTGGGTGCCGTTGGGATGTTTGTCGGCGGACTCGCCACTCGCTACGTCGTGGACGGTCGGGACATCACGCCGCCATTGGGCATCGTCCTGATCTTCTCGGGCATTATCAGTTTCGGCTTCGGCATGGTGCTATTCGTGCGCAATCCACTCAAGGCGCCAGCCGACGAACGGTTCTTCCGACGCATATGGCTCGGACCAGTCGGACGGCGGATTCTTGGCATATCGGGTGCAGTGGCGATATCGAACCCGGCCCGCCGTGTGGCCGCTCCCGCGCCCATGGCGCCGGGCGTGACAGCAGACGCACGGATCACCGCGCTCGAGGCGCGGGTGACGCGCCTCGAGCGGGATATCCAAGCGCCTTAGGCGCGCGCTACAGTTCCCATCCTTTGCGGTACTGGCGCGTGAGGAACTGATTGGCCTCGGGGATGTTGGTGATGTTCATCGCGGGGCCATCGTACAACACCTTGCGACCCTGACCGGCTCGCAGTGCCGCGATACCCAGCAGCATGGTTTCCGTGAGTGGTGCAGCGAGCGAGAACGGCGAACTGGACTTGGCCTCGCCCTTGGCCGCAGCCACCCAGTTCATTTCGTGCGAGACCGTAATGCGGGGCAGCGTCACGGCCAACTTCTCGGCTTTCTGTGCCAGCGACTCCGGATAGATGCGCGGCTTATTGCCATAGGTCTCGTAGAACATGATGCCCTTCTCGCCAATAAAAACCCCGCCGCCGCCATCACTGCCGGGGTTGGCCATCGGCGCATCATCGGGCAACAGCGCCGGACGCGGGGGCATGAGACCGCCGTCATACCAGTAGAGCTTCACCGGTCCGCGTTTGCCAACCGCCGGATAGTCGTATTGGACGAAGGTGGCCATCGGGTATGTCGCCGGCGTCTTTTCGCCGCCGCCCCAGGGGCTCGATGACGCGACGATGCTGGTGGGCGTGGTGAGTCCCAGCGACGTATACGGCTGATCGATGAGATGGGCACCCATATCGCCGATGGCCCCGACGCCGAAGTCCAGCCACCCGCGCCAGGCGAACGGATGATACGACGGATGGTAGGCAATCTCCGGGGCGCATCCCAGAAACAAATCCCAGTTCAGTCCCGGCGGTGGCGTTTGATCGTTGGCGGCCATGGCTGCACGCACCGCGTTGTCCACGGTACCCATGTTCCACTGCGGACGCGGATTCGGTGGCGTGGTTGGTGCGGGCGCATTGGCCGCCCGCGGACGCGGGATGCCCTGCGCCCAGTAGCGCACCGGGCGGTCAGTCCAGACGTGCACCTCGTGAATCTTGCCCAGCAATCCCGAATTGATGATCTCGCTGATGCGGTGCGACCCCTCCATGGAGTGACCTTGATTGCCCATCTGCGTGGCCAGATTCGGATTGGCCGCCGCCGCCTTGGACAGCAGTCGGGTTTCGTGCACCGAATAGGCCAACGGCTTCTGCACGTACACATGCTTGCCCAGCTGCATCGCGGCCAGCGCGATGGTGGCATGCATATGGTCTGGTGTGGCGATCAGCACCGCATCGATGTCCTTCTGCTCAAGCATCTTGCGGTAGTCGTCGTACTTCGTGGCCTTGGTATAGGCCTCACCCAGCTGCACGTTCTGCGGTGTCGGCTCTCCAGTACGCGGCTTGATGCGCCCCTGCAGCGATCGCTCGACGTAGGGAAAGTCCACATCGCAGATGGCCACAATATTCTCGGACAGCAACTGCGACATGTTGCTCATGCCCATGCCGCCGATGCCAACCATGGCGATGTTCAGTTTGGCGCTGGGAGCGCGGTAGCCGACGCCACCCAGCACTGAGCGCGGCACAATCATGGCGCCCAACGCGAGGGTGGTCGAACCGGCAACAAAATCGCGACGCGAGACGGGAGAGGACATGGGATCGCGGAGAAAGGGGGAGAGATTCGCCCCCTACTCTACGCCCAGTCAGCCCCTCCCGCCAGCGTCAGAAGCGCAGCAGGCGGGCCGGCGTCACACGCGATGGGTCACCCACATACGCCCAGCGGACGTTCACCATATAGGTGCGCGCCGCATTCCGGATGTCCGCCGGTGTGACCGCGCGCAATTCCTCGACAAACTTGCCGGCACGCCGGAAGTCGCCCTGATACAACTCCGCACGAGCCAGCATGTTGGCCTGGTCGGCATTCGTTTCGTTGTCCAGAAAGTACGTGACGATGAATTGTTGCACCAAACGCTCAAGACCGTCTTCGGTGATCTCGCCGTTCTTCATCGCCTGCACCTGCTCCAGCATGATGTTCAGCACTTCGTCGGGCGACGTGGTGGTCACATACAAACCGCCCATCGACAACGCGCGCTCCACGAACGGCGCGTTCACCGAATAGGTCAGGTTCCGCTTGGAACGGACTTCGGCGAACAGGCGCCCTGAGACCACCGCGCAGGCCAGGCGCAACGCCGCGTAGTCCTTTGAATTGGCCGGTGGCCCCAGGAAATACCCTTGCAGGTAGTTGGTGGGCAGGGGACGCTTCTCGATTACGTAGGCGCCTTTCTGTTCCTTTGGTGCCGGCGGGAGCGACCAGACATAGCCGCCTCGCGGCAGGCGACCGATGCTCTCGCGCACCAGTTTCTCCACACGCGTGCGCGACACATTGCCCACCACCACCAGCAGCATGCGCGACGTCACCAGCTGTTCCGTACGATACGCTTTGAGATCGGCCACGGTGAGTTTGGTCAGCGACGCCTCGGTACCCACCGCGTCCAACGCATACGGATGCCCCGAAAACGCAATGCTGTCGGCCAGGTAGTCGAGCAGCGCGTCGGGGCTGTCCTTCCGCTGCCGCACCCCGGTGACGTACTGCTCGCGCACCAACTCCACCTCGGCAGGGTCCAACGTTGGCGCGAGCAACCGATCGGCGAGAATGGCCCAGGTGGAATCGAAGTTGGTCACGGTTGACCGCAGCCCGATGGCCGTCCAGTCGACACCCGGGCTGACGCCAATCGCGCTGCCCAGCAACGCCATCTTGCCGCGCAGCACATCACGCGAGTACTTGGCCGTGCCGTGCTCGGTGGCCTCGAGCAGGAAGTTCTCGATGCCTTGGGTGGCTGGCGTCAACTGTCGCACGCCGCCCAGCAAATACAGATTGGCGGCCACCACATTGTTGGCCGACACGCGACGCAGGATGACCGGGATCCCGGCGACATCGAAGCGTGTCGTGAGCGTATCCTCTGCTCCGGTTGCCACGGAAACCGCCGGGGCCGCGATGGGCCGAGCGGGTGCGGGGCGTGTTGCCGTGGCCTGCGCGACAAGCGCCGTCGGCAAGAATGTCAGCATCGTCACCAGCCTGTGGGCGCGGTTCACGGGCGCACCACGGGGCGGGTCGCCGGCGTCAGCAATTCCTGTTCGGTCAGCTTGATGGATTTCCGTGCTTCGGGCGACAGCAAGATGCTCGTCACGCGCGGCTTGCCTTTGACATACGTGGTCGTGTAGCGCATGAGATCGGTTATGCGTTGCTGCGCCATTTGGTCGGTGTAACCCATGAAGTAGTTGAGACTGGCCACGCTCCACCAGAACCCGATGGTGTGCGCAATCTCCGACGCCTTCTCGATGCCAAAGGCGCTGGTGGTGGTGCGCTGCGCTTTCACGGCCTCAAGCTCACGCGGCGTGACGTAGGTGGGATCGGTGAAGCGCGCAATCTCGCGCTCCAAGGCGGCCAGCGCTGGTCGCAACTTGTCAGGCGTGGTCTGCCCGCTGATGGAGATCGGCCCCACCTGATTGAGTGTGTAGTAGTTCACGCCGATGCCCTGCCAGAGGCCCGTATCGACCAGATTCTTCTGGAATGTTGAACCCGGGGTGTTGAGCGCGTCGCTGAACACGTCGGCCGCATACGTGGAGGCCGGATCTTTGCCGACGCTTGGCCCTTGCCACTGGATGAGCACCGCCACGGCATTGATGGGCTGCTCAATAATCAGCGCCTTGTTGCCCTCCAGCGCCGGAATAGGCGGAATCGGGTCGGCCACAAAGGGGTCGGCGCCACGCGGCCAGTCGCCATAGATCCGCTCGGCCAGCGCAAAGACTTTGTCGGGATCGACATCGCCCGTGACAATCAGCGTGCTGTTGTTGGGAACGTAGTACTTCTTCTGGATGTAGCGCATCTTTTCCGGCGTGACGTTGGCAATCACGTCGCGATCCCCGATGGTGTTCTTGCGACTCGACTGGCCGGGATACAGAAACTCGGTGGACTTCTGGATCAGCTCGAACCCCGGCTCAGCCTCGTTACGGTCATACTCGCCCAGAACCACCACCTTTTCGCGCTTGAGTTCATCCTCGCGAAACAGCGGATTGCGGAGCGCACTGGCTAAAAAGCGCAGGCCGCCTTCGAGCGAGTCAGCCGGCAGGGTGAGGTAGTAGTTCACCACCTCTTCTCGCGTACTGCCGTTGAACACCGCGCCCAGTTCTGCCGCGCGATCGGTGAACATGTCCGGTTCGGGCAGGTCCTTGTTGGCCTTGAAAAACATGTGCTCGTACATGTGTGCCAGCCCGGCGTACTCGGGCGCCTGGGTGAACGCCCCATTGCGCACGTCAATCTCCAGCGTGGCAATCGGCACGCCGTGATTCTCCACGACAATGACCTCCAGGCCGTTCACCAGCACCCTGCGGCGCAGCACTTTGTCGAGCTCGGCGCGAGACTGGGCCGGTAGCATACGCGGCAGGGCGGCTGAAACGGCGGCGATCATCAAAGCGGCCAACCAGAGATGCCGTGCTCGGATCGGGAGACGTCGCGTACGGACGCGTGCGAAAGCGGACATTCGAGGACGAGTGGGTGAGTGGCGACAGCTACGGGCGTGGGCTCGATACCCCGTAGCAGGCAGTCGGGGTCCGGTCGGCATCCTGTAGGATGACACCATGATGGACGATGCCGCCAGCGTACGCGATATTGTGGAAGTCCCATCTCTGTTCTTCCGACGACGAGACCCGCAATGCCCCGTACCCTCCGTATCACCGCGTTTGCCCTCGCGCTCCTCGGCGTCGGTGTCATTGGGTACGGTGCGTGGAAGAATCCCGAACGGGGTGCCATGGACGCCACCGCCCGCGCAGGCGTGCCCGGACACTTCGTCACGCTCTCACGCGGTGCGACACACTACGACGTGTCCGGGCCGGACACCGGGCGCGTCGTCTTGCTGGTGCACGGCTTCTCGGTTCCCATGTACATCTGGGACTCCACCTTTTCGGCCCTTGGAGCAGCGGGCTATCGGGTCATTCGCTACGATCTCTATGGCCGTGGGTGGTCCGACCGTCCCGATGCCGCGTATGACGGCCCGATGTACGATGCCCAGATCGATGAGTTGCTCGATTCATTGCACGTCACGCAGCCCGTCAATTTGGTGGGCCTCTCGTTCGGTGGATTCGTGACAGCGCACTATGTCGCGGGCCATGCGCGGCGTGTACGTACGCTCACGCTGGTTGATCCTGCCGCGTCCTCTTCGCCATTGCCGGGATTCCTGACCCTGCCGGTTCTCGGTCCCTGGATCTGGCAAGTCACCCAGATTCCCGGCAAGGCCGAGGGTCAGTACTCGGACTTCTTGCACCCCGAACACTATCCCACCTGGGCGGATCAATACCGTCCCCAGATGCGGTACAACGGTTTCGGTCGATCGTTGCTGCGCAGTGCCGTCACCATGAGTCACACGGATTTCGGAGCGCTGTTCGCCGGTGTCGCC
Proteins encoded in this window:
- a CDS encoding insulinase family protein — encoded protein: MLRRRVLVNGLEVIVVENHGVPIATLEIDVRNGAFTQAPEYAGLAHMYEHMFFKANKDLPEPDMFTDRAAELGAVFNGSTREEVVNYYLTLPADSLEGGLRFLASALRNPLFREDELKREKVVVLGEYDRNEAEPGFELIQKSTEFLYPGQSSRKNTIGDRDVIANVTPEKMRYIQKKYYVPNNSTLIVTGDVDPDKVFALAERIYGDWPRGADPFVADPIPPIPALEGNKALIIEQPINAVAVLIQWQGPSVGKDPASTYAADVFSDALNTPGSTFQKNLVDTGLWQGIGVNYYTLNQVGPISISGQTTPDKLRPALAALEREIARFTDPTYVTPRELEAVKAQRTTTSAFGIEKASEIAHTIGFWWSVASLNYFMGYTDQMAQQRITDLMRYTTTYVKGKPRVTSILLSPEARKSIKLTEQELLTPATRPVVRP
- a CDS encoding alpha/beta hydrolase: MPRTLRITAFALALLGVGVIGYGAWKNPERGAMDATARAGVPGHFVTLSRGATHYDVSGPDTGRVVLLVHGFSVPMYIWDSTFSALGAAGYRVIRYDLYGRGWSDRPDAAYDGPMYDAQIDELLDSLHVTQPVNLVGLSFGGFVTAHYVAGHARRVRTLTLVDPAASSSPLPGFLTLPVLGPWIWQVTQIPGKAEGQYSDFLHPEHYPTWADQYRPQMRYNGFGRSLLRSAVTMSHTDFGALFAGVAKTSVPVLLIWGKQDQTVPIALSEVVRTNVPLVDFFPVDSSGHLPHIEQAAIVNAKLQQFITAQPLRALPVP
- a CDS encoding Gfo/Idh/MocA family oxidoreductase; protein product: MSSPVSRRDFVAGSTTLALGAMIVPRSVLGGVGYRAPSAKLNIAMVGIGGMGMSNMSQLLSENIVAICDVDFPYVERSLQGRIKPRTGEPTPQNVQLGEAYTKATKYDDYRKMLEQKDIDAVLIATPDHMHATIALAAMQLGKHVYVQKPLAYSVHETRLLSKAAAANPNLATQMGNQGHSMEGSHRISEIINSGLLGKIHEVHVWTDRPVRYWAQGIPRPRAANAPAPTTPPNPRPQWNMGTVDNAVRAAMAANDQTPPPGLNWDLFLGCAPEIAYHPSYHPFAWRGWLDFGVGAIGDMGAHLIDQPYTSLGLTTPTSIVASSSPWGGGEKTPATYPMATFVQYDYPAVGKRGPVKLYWYDGGLMPPRPALLPDDAPMANPGSDGGGGVFIGEKGIMFYETYGNKPRIYPESLAQKAEKLAVTLPRITVSHEMNWVAAAKGEAKSSSPFSLAAPLTETMLLGIAALRAGQGRKVLYDGPAMNITNIPEANQFLTRQYRKGWEL
- a CDS encoding insulinase family protein, which encodes MLTFLPTALVAQATATRPAPARPIAAPAVSVATGAEDTLTTRFDVAGIPVILRRVSANNVVAANLYLLGGVRQLTPATQGIENFLLEATEHGTAKYSRDVLRGKMALLGSAIGVSPGVDWTAIGLRSTVTNFDSTWAILADRLLAPTLDPAEVELVREQYVTGVRQRKDSPDALLDYLADSIAFSGHPYALDAVGTEASLTKLTVADLKAYRTEQLVTSRMLLVVVGNVSRTRVEKLVRESIGRLPRGGYVWSLPPAPKEQKGAYVIEKRPLPTNYLQGYFLGPPANSKDYAALRLACAVVSGRLFAEVRSKRNLTYSVNAPFVERALSMGGLYVTTTSPDEVLNIMLEQVQAMKNGEITEDGLERLVQQFIVTYFLDNETNADQANMLARAELYQGDFRRAGKFVEELRAVTPADIRNAARTYMVNVRWAYVGDPSRVTPARLLRF